A genomic segment from Pseudoalteromonas aliena SW19 encodes:
- a CDS encoding MOP flippase family protein, giving the protein MSVARDALSGVSWTASSTLIKGLLQLVQLIVLARYLTAAELGVLAIVQLVVSFAQIFGDAGISNALIFHKNLVKDQLNQLYIVNVLLGLFISVVVFAMAFPMALFFDMQALTLLLWYLSPVFLIRSFGQQPLALLQQAMRFNSIAKIEVFASVASFTVLIVLLAFDLRLLSVVVSQLLNALLLSGCLLIGFAHLRPKLTRLRIHSIIEPIKYGLYQTGESFVNFISAQLDQLLIGKLLGAEALGIYAYVKALVFRPALQLINPVVNKVAFPLMVNHQHTHSLALLYSMILRLLSLINIPLYSLVALFPNLVLSFTFGEQWLEHAQLLRWLALYMLIISMMNPIGVLLRASGNVKRGFWWNMGVTIARPLIIVFSIESGIVEMVKMLVLLQVVLFVLHWLYLIKPVSGLSAARLCLSLAPAVLAFAMVSLFILVCVQPLLMLSAVYLFAFICVGYVLAIAPQLIKVFKFIRGS; this is encoded by the coding sequence ATGAGCGTAGCGCGTGATGCGTTAAGTGGGGTGTCGTGGACGGCCTCATCAACGCTTATTAAGGGGTTGTTACAGTTAGTTCAGTTAATAGTGCTGGCGCGCTATTTAACTGCTGCTGAGCTGGGTGTACTGGCAATAGTGCAATTGGTGGTTAGCTTTGCACAAATTTTTGGTGATGCGGGTATTTCTAATGCCCTTATTTTTCATAAAAATTTAGTTAAAGATCAGCTTAACCAGTTATATATAGTAAATGTATTGCTGGGGTTATTTATTTCGGTTGTGGTGTTTGCAATGGCGTTTCCTATGGCGTTATTTTTTGATATGCAGGCACTAACATTGCTGTTGTGGTATTTATCGCCGGTATTTTTAATTCGTAGTTTTGGCCAGCAACCTTTGGCTTTACTACAACAAGCTATGCGGTTTAATAGCATTGCTAAAATAGAGGTATTTGCCAGTGTCGCAAGTTTTACCGTACTCATTGTGTTACTTGCATTTGACTTGCGCTTGCTTTCGGTGGTGGTATCGCAGTTGTTAAATGCGTTGCTTCTCAGTGGTTGTTTACTTATTGGTTTTGCACATTTACGACCAAAGCTTACGCGTTTGCGTATACACAGCATTATTGAGCCAATCAAATATGGTTTGTACCAAACCGGTGAGAGCTTTGTAAATTTTATAAGTGCTCAACTAGATCAGCTCTTAATTGGTAAGTTATTGGGTGCTGAGGCATTGGGTATTTATGCTTACGTAAAAGCATTAGTGTTTAGGCCTGCATTGCAGCTTATAAATCCGGTGGTTAATAAAGTCGCGTTTCCGTTGATGGTTAATCATCAACATACACACAGTTTAGCGCTGTTATATAGCATGATTTTACGTTTGCTTAGCTTAATTAATATTCCTTTGTATAGCCTTGTTGCGTTATTTCCGAATTTAGTTTTGAGTTTCACTTTTGGTGAGCAATGGCTTGAACATGCTCAGCTACTGCGTTGGCTGGCTTTGTATATGTTAATAATTTCGATGATGAATCCTATTGGGGTGCTTTTAAGAGCCAGTGGTAACGTTAAACGTGGTTTTTGGTGGAATATGGGAGTAACAATTGCCCGGCCATTGATTATTGTGTTTAGCATTGAGTCGGGCATTGTTGAAATGGTTAAGATGTTGGTGTTATTGCAAGTTGTATTATTTGTATTACATTGGCTGTATTTAATAAAACCAGTTAGCGGCCTGTCGGCAGCACGTTTGTGTTTATCACTTGCGCCAGCTGTGCTGGCATTTGCTATGGTGTCGTTGTTTATTTTGGTGTGTGTACAGCCTTTATTAATGTTATCGGCAGTATATTTGTTTGCGTTTATTTGTGTTGGGTATGTGCTTGCTATAGCTCCACAATTAATAAAAGTTTTTAAGTTTATTCGAGGTTCGTAG
- a CDS encoding asparagine synthase-related protein — MPGIVGFISKNILPDTHPCLSEVAGKVASSWCLEGQYQQLIKTTAGIAHHHFNNQNLSVDIWGDVYSINGTDCQQDDVAELVANQYLIGNLSELCSQLNGYFTFVIFDKQAQKVTLATDRFGIKPLYLWADNYVAKGFASEPKALALHPDYVQHIDLAALKTFVDVGHMLGEQTLFSNIKRLAPASITSIDITSLEYDTVRYWSWGDIKTNNAMTFDEATAHAYTLFDSAVERCIKTVKQPTLAITLSGGLDSRVLLAAAKQHFKGTIKTYTFGEAGCDDAVLAEQVAQLAGVSNQLVSIDEHNWFDGREHGVWLTDGLKNMLHMHALSSVSNIAADSNYLLNGYLGDVTFGGSYLFDQDKASLSQSQRIAERYFEHLPNANITDAYFEHTNDDPILIYNRGVRFIGAGSDLLSHELHNFKPFMDNDLVAFLYSLPDEYRRNGKLYHAMLLRYYPDYFKTIAWQQTGKPISLQSTHVEPLNNPLKQRLVGLIKGSVFERLARKLYRRITPKRHYVAYDTWLREAKFKRYVENTLCDSNSDVKKLLGDEYIDNVVTRFFAMDDAIKPEKIGSLLTVELYLKRLRNASNSSEYGKHGIILR, encoded by the coding sequence ATGCCCGGCATAGTAGGTTTTATTAGTAAGAATATATTACCCGATACTCACCCTTGTTTGTCTGAGGTAGCGGGTAAAGTTGCAAGTAGCTGGTGTTTAGAAGGCCAATACCAGCAGCTAATAAAAACAACTGCGGGCATTGCGCATCATCACTTTAATAATCAAAACTTAAGTGTTGATATATGGGGGGATGTGTACTCTATTAATGGCACAGATTGCCAGCAAGACGATGTTGCAGAGCTTGTAGCAAATCAATATTTGATAGGCAACTTAAGTGAGTTATGTAGCCAACTAAATGGCTATTTCACGTTTGTTATTTTTGATAAACAAGCTCAGAAAGTGACATTAGCAACAGATCGCTTTGGCATAAAGCCTCTTTATTTGTGGGCTGATAACTATGTAGCTAAAGGGTTTGCCAGTGAGCCTAAAGCACTTGCTCTACACCCCGACTATGTGCAACACATTGACCTTGCGGCACTTAAAACATTTGTTGATGTGGGACACATGCTAGGTGAGCAAACTTTGTTTAGCAATATTAAACGTTTAGCACCGGCGTCAATTACAAGTATTGATATTACTAGCTTAGAGTATGACACGGTACGGTATTGGAGTTGGGGCGATATTAAAACAAACAATGCAATGACGTTTGATGAGGCAACAGCGCACGCTTATACCCTGTTTGATAGTGCGGTTGAACGTTGCATAAAAACAGTTAAGCAACCAACATTGGCTATAACATTAAGTGGCGGGCTTGATTCTCGCGTATTACTTGCGGCTGCAAAACAGCACTTTAAAGGTACAATAAAAACGTACACCTTTGGTGAGGCTGGTTGCGATGATGCTGTACTGGCTGAGCAAGTTGCACAGTTGGCAGGTGTATCGAATCAGTTGGTAAGTATAGATGAGCATAACTGGTTTGATGGCCGTGAGCATGGCGTATGGCTAACCGACGGCCTTAAAAATATGTTACATATGCACGCATTAAGTTCAGTAAGTAATATAGCCGCTGACTCCAATTATTTGCTTAACGGCTATTTAGGGGATGTAACGTTTGGTGGCAGTTACTTGTTTGATCAGGACAAAGCATCGCTTAGCCAATCGCAGCGAATCGCAGAGCGTTACTTTGAACACTTACCCAATGCAAATATTACCGATGCCTACTTTGAACACACTAACGATGATCCCATTTTAATTTACAACCGAGGTGTACGTTTTATTGGCGCTGGTAGTGATTTGCTCAGCCATGAACTTCATAATTTCAAGCCGTTTATGGATAACGATTTAGTGGCGTTTTTGTACTCGTTACCAGATGAATATCGCCGCAATGGTAAGCTTTATCATGCGATGTTACTGCGTTACTACCCTGACTACTTTAAAACGATTGCATGGCAGCAAACAGGAAAACCTATTTCGTTGCAATCAACACATGTTGAACCGCTGAACAACCCGTTAAAGCAACGCCTAGTGGGTTTAATTAAAGGCTCTGTTTTTGAACGTCTTGCCCGTAAGCTATATCGACGCATTACACCTAAAAGGCATTATGTTGCATACGATACTTGGTTGCGAGAGGCTAAATTTAAACGTTATGTAGAAAACACATTATGTGATTCAAATAGCGATGTTAAAAAGTTATTAGGTGATGAATATATTGATAATGTTGTGACCCGTTTTTTTGCTATGGACGATGCAATTAAGCCTGAAAAAATAGGCAGCTTATTAACTGTTGAGCTTTATTTAAAGCGCCTACGTAATGCCTCAAACAGTAGCGAATATGGTAAACACGGGATTATTTTGCGATAA
- the rfbB gene encoding dTDP-glucose 4,6-dehydratase has translation MKTIVVTGGAGFIGSALIRFLIKETPHKVINLDKLTYAGNLQSLKSIDSSERYTFVQGDICDREKLDKLFITYQPDIIMHLAAESHVDRSIDGPGDFIQTNIVGTYTLLEATRAYWVSLNETKKHAFRFHHVSTDEVYGDLPHPADMKTEEGSEKGENASQNLPLFTEESAYAPSSPYSASKASSDHLVRAWQRTYGLPVVITNCSNNYGPFHFPEKLIPLVILNALEGKDLPIYGDGSQIRDWLYVEDHARALFAVASAGEVGQTYNIGGHNEKSNLDVVSTICTELDKLIESKPHNLASFKALITFVKDRPGHDRRYAIDASKIDSRLNWQPQETFESGIRKTIMWYLDNLDWCKQVQAGTYQRERLGENT, from the coding sequence ATGAAAACTATTGTTGTTACTGGTGGAGCAGGGTTTATTGGTAGTGCGTTGATACGCTTTTTAATCAAGGAGACACCGCATAAAGTAATTAATTTAGATAAACTCACTTATGCAGGTAACTTACAATCATTAAAAAGCATTGATAGCTCAGAGCGTTATACTTTTGTACAGGGCGATATTTGCGATCGGGAAAAACTGGATAAATTATTTATAACGTACCAGCCAGATATTATCATGCACTTAGCGGCGGAGTCTCATGTTGATCGCTCAATTGATGGCCCTGGTGATTTTATTCAGACTAACATTGTTGGCACATATACTTTGCTTGAAGCAACGCGTGCATATTGGGTTTCTTTAAACGAAACTAAAAAACACGCATTTAGGTTTCATCATGTTTCGACCGATGAAGTGTACGGCGATTTACCACATCCAGCAGATATGAAGACTGAAGAGGGAAGTGAGAAGGGTGAAAACGCTTCACAAAATTTACCTTTGTTTACTGAGGAGTCTGCGTATGCGCCTAGTAGCCCGTATTCAGCGAGTAAAGCAAGTTCAGATCATTTAGTAAGAGCATGGCAGCGTACTTATGGCTTACCTGTTGTTATTACTAATTGCTCAAATAACTATGGGCCGTTCCACTTCCCTGAAAAACTTATTCCATTAGTTATTTTAAATGCATTAGAAGGTAAAGACTTACCTATTTATGGCGATGGTTCACAAATTAGAGATTGGCTCTATGTAGAGGATCATGCAAGAGCCCTGTTTGCTGTGGCCAGTGCTGGCGAAGTAGGTCAAACATACAACATTGGTGGGCATAACGAAAAGTCTAATCTTGACGTTGTAAGTACTATTTGTACAGAGCTAGATAAACTCATTGAAAGCAAACCTCACAATTTGGCATCATTTAAAGCGTTAATAACGTTTGTAAAAGATAGACCAGGTCATGACAGGCGTTACGCAATAGATGCATCAAAAATAGATAGCCGCCTTAACTGGCAGCCACAAGAAACCTTTGAGTCTGGTATTCGAAAAACAATTATGTGGTATTTAGACAACCTTGACTGGTGCAAGCAAGTACAAGCAGGAACTTATCAGCGAGAGCGTTTAGGAGAAAATACATGA